A single genomic interval of Streptococcus suis harbors:
- a CDS encoding ABC transporter ATP-binding protein → MKNSCQRQQVLDGLNDCYQAVNDKVNQANRTTVTMRLLVGLVFYLTTLSIIFIGGFQVFSGALTIGGLTAILTISEQLVDPINSIAAAFLDRHAVKKLKQEFEPSTLGQETKGQELASAFQSMQLVKASYAVGEKQVFEDLTVAFERGKKYLILGESGSGKSSLALILTKNSQLQAGDIYFDKTSLLDLSYQAIQDKIAYLPQEGALFHDTVLYNLTMGREVSEDRLMFLIKTMNLDRQYVKTPS, encoded by the coding sequence GTGAAAAATAGCTGCCAAAGACAGCAAGTTTTAGATGGGCTGAATGATTGCTATCAAGCAGTCAATGACAAGGTCAATCAGGCCAATCGAACGACAGTAACCATGCGGCTCTTAGTCGGTTTGGTCTTTTATCTGACCACGCTTTCGATTATCTTTATTGGTGGTTTTCAGGTTTTTTCTGGGGCCTTGACCATCGGTGGCTTGACAGCTATTCTGACCATTTCAGAGCAGTTGGTGGATCCCATTAACAGCATTGCGGCAGCCTTTTTGGACAGGCATGCCGTTAAGAAATTGAAGCAAGAGTTTGAGCCATCTACTCTGGGTCAAGAAACGAAGGGACAGGAACTAGCTTCAGCTTTCCAGAGCATGCAACTGGTCAAGGCTAGTTATGCTGTCGGTGAGAAACAGGTCTTTGAAGACCTGACCGTAGCGTTTGAACGTGGCAAGAAGTATTTAATTCTTGGGGAAAGTGGTTCTGGCAAATCTTCCTTGGCTCTTATTTTAACCAAGAATAGCCAACTGCAAGCAGGGGATATTTACTTTGATAAAACCTCTCTATTAGACTTGTCCTACCAAGCCATTCAAGACAAGATTGCCTATTTGCCACAAGAGGGAGCCCTTTTCCATGATACTGTTCTTTACAACTTGACCATGGGACGGGAGGTTTCAGAAGATAGGCTGATGTTTCTCATTAAGACCATGAACCTTGATAGACAATATGTAAAGACCCCCAGTTGA
- a CDS encoding ATP-binding cassette domain-containing protein: MSEEISDDSGLSGGQKQRLLLIRALLQDKDVLLLDESLSALDQETYAVIEAYLTSLADKTLIHISHRVSDEVLSRYDGVVRIGESN, from the coding sequence TTGAGCGAGGAAATTAGTGATGATAGCGGACTGTCTGGCGGACAAAAGCAGCGCCTACTCTTGATTCGTGCCTTGCTGCAAGATAAGGATGTCTTGTTGCTGGATGAAAGTCTGTCTGCCTTGGATCAGGAAACCTATGCAGTGATTGAAGCCTACCTTACCTCTCTAGCTGATAAGACGCTCATTCATATTTCCCACCGCGTGTCCGATGAGGTCCTTAGCCGTTATGATGGGGTGGTACGGATTGGGGAGAGCAATTAA
- a CDS encoding helix-turn-helix domain-containing protein codes for MNRFGRTLKLIREGKGKSLAEVAKGHISTSQLSRFENGESDITVSKLFGVLAEMNVDVDEFVYASQDFKKDELTRILEQLKQSIYIRDVVTIKKILSEQLAKAERDSRREFHRLNAILIAYKLSDLDKTVVVSKEDTAFLTDYLFQVDNWSYYELLLFANTMDELEHQTMMLFCRELIGRTQFYREMKLHRLAVSQILLSAYLVSVQHKELVDAIFLEKTIKGLFFDETEIFERILFKFGKAFYDYQNTGTSNAILEMRKCIGLLRAVDSQNIADWYETILEKIVNEK; via the coding sequence ATGAATCGTTTTGGTAGGACATTAAAATTGATAAGAGAGGGAAAGGGGAAGAGTTTGGCGGAGGTCGCCAAGGGACATATTTCTACTTCTCAACTTTCTCGGTTTGAAAATGGAGAATCCGACATTACTGTTAGTAAATTATTTGGTGTGCTGGCAGAAATGAATGTGGATGTGGACGAGTTCGTGTATGCCAGTCAGGATTTCAAAAAAGATGAGCTGACTAGAATTTTGGAACAACTAAAACAATCCATCTATATCAGAGATGTTGTAACCATAAAGAAAATCTTGTCTGAACAATTAGCAAAAGCAGAAAGAGATTCTCGTAGGGAGTTTCATCGGTTGAATGCTATTTTAATCGCGTATAAACTGAGCGACTTAGATAAGACAGTAGTTGTTTCGAAAGAAGATACAGCCTTTTTAACGGATTACTTATTTCAAGTGGACAACTGGAGTTATTACGAGCTCTTGCTATTTGCCAATACCATGGATGAATTAGAACACCAGACTATGATGCTTTTTTGCAGGGAACTAATTGGTCGTACACAGTTTTATCGTGAAATGAAACTACATCGATTGGCAGTTTCTCAAATTTTACTTAGTGCCTATCTCGTCAGCGTTCAACATAAGGAACTTGTCGACGCAATCTTTCTTGAAAAGACCATCAAAGGTCTATTTTTCGATGAAACGGAAATTTTTGAACGGATTTTGTTTAAATTTGGTAAGGCTTTTTATGATTATCAAAATACCGGAACTTCTAATGCTATTTTGGAGATGAGAAAGTGTATTGGACTTTTACGAGCGGTCGATAGCCAGAATATAGCAGATTGGTATGAAACGATACTTGAAAAAATAGTGAACGAGAAATAG
- a CDS encoding IS110 family transposase → MFHFTTLFIGMDVHKESFSLCYYDMMANQFKHSTKVGPNVSYIVNYVNELRRLYGQDAEVLCGYEAGCLGFTLYHQLQAHGIPCIVMAPTTVMKEGSKRVKTDKKDAAQLAKALAFRSYQPVHIPTAEDEQVKEYIRMRTDHKVALKKIKQQILAFCLRHDFRYTEGSSNWTQKHVRWLRSLKPEGLYAEILTEYLLTYEKLVDQIERYDARIEQLGQSDSYQEKVSRLSCFIGIKTLTALSIVTEIGDFNRFATAQHFASYLGLTPSENSSGDKERRGAITKAGNSHVRRLLIEAAQSLAKGTIGYKSKELKRRQSGNRVEVIAYADKANERLRRRYRTLVLGKNKKQNVAKTAIARELSGFIWGMMTGRIA, encoded by the coding sequence ATGTTTCATTTTACCACACTTTTCATCGGAATGGATGTTCACAAAGAAAGTTTTTCACTCTGCTATTATGATATGATGGCGAATCAATTCAAACATAGCACTAAAGTTGGTCCAAATGTTAGCTATATTGTGAACTATGTGAATGAGCTTCGTCGTTTATATGGTCAAGATGCAGAAGTGTTATGTGGCTACGAAGCTGGATGCCTCGGATTTACCCTATATCACCAGCTACAAGCTCACGGGATTCCCTGTATCGTGATGGCACCTACAACGGTAATGAAGGAAGGATCTAAGCGTGTTAAGACTGATAAGAAAGATGCGGCTCAGCTCGCAAAAGCTCTGGCCTTTCGTAGCTATCAGCCTGTTCATATTCCTACTGCTGAGGATGAACAAGTCAAAGAATATATCCGTATGAGAACAGACCACAAAGTGGCTCTGAAGAAAATCAAACAACAAATTCTTGCCTTCTGTCTCCGACATGATTTTCGCTATACCGAGGGAAGCAGTAATTGGACACAGAAACATGTTCGCTGGCTCCGTTCCCTAAAACCTGAGGGACTTTACGCAGAGATTTTGACAGAATATCTATTGACCTATGAGAAATTAGTAGATCAAATAGAACGGTATGATGCACGAATTGAGCAACTGGGTCAAAGCGACAGTTATCAAGAGAAGGTCTCACGGCTTTCTTGCTTTATTGGCATTAAAACACTAACTGCTCTTTCCATTGTGACAGAAATCGGTGATTTTAATCGCTTTGCGACAGCTCAACATTTTGCTTCTTATCTTGGGCTAACTCCTAGCGAAAATTCTAGCGGCGACAAGGAGAGAAGAGGTGCTATCACCAAAGCTGGGAATAGCCATGTGAGACGACTTCTGATAGAAGCTGCACAATCATTGGCTAAGGGGACGATTGGGTATAAATCCAAAGAATTGAAAAGGAGACAAAGTGGAAACCGAGTGGAGGTGATTGCTTATGCGGATAAGGCTAATGAACGCTTAAGAAGACGTTATCGCACACTTGTTCTAGGAAAAAATAAGAAACAAAATGTTGCTAAAACAGCTATTGCACGAGAATTGTCTGGTTTTATTTGGGGGATGATGACAGGAAGAATAGCTTGA
- a CDS encoding ATP-binding cassette domain-containing protein, with product MLSQPLSKFSEKNVSAYLSIFDNDLETIEESYLSPLMDIIRSSLSMVIYAVSLFLFVHPLIAVGIILSSALAVFIPKWISGPLSQRQRAFLQSLESYFQVVTDLFSAKNRVNSETFGSISRVHHRSVEESEQARFRFGQFKTLANVVNGFSMFLVQLTAFGLVGYLLLQKELTIGAAIATFSYVENFIYPMKYILMDVNYIHSTKETVANLEGYLAGQVLSEQVPSYPNVTALEVRDVAYHVGELAVADFSYRFDKGKKYAIIGPSASGKSTFLRVLAGELALDKGSVSYLENDVLHEMEAATAFYLSQFEHLYHTDFESNVSVFGTYEKGRDVMLGLLRSLPMSLQDTLRTTTDPSLLSGGEKNVLCLLRALMSGKDVLLLDEPPAHLDPALTKQVLTNLLQLEDKLIITILHESDSAILDMFDVVLEMRDGKLREKI from the coding sequence TTGTTATCACAGCCTTTATCCAAATTTTCAGAGAAGAATGTCTCTGCCTATCTATCCATTTTTGACAACGATTTGGAAACCATTGAGGAGAGTTACCTGAGTCCCCTCATGGACATTATCCGCTCTAGTTTGAGCATGGTCATCTATGCGGTTTCCCTCTTTCTCTTTGTTCATCCGCTGATTGCGGTTGGGATTATTCTGTCGTCTGCCTTGGCGGTTTTCATTCCTAAATGGATTTCAGGTCCTCTTTCTCAGCGTCAGCGGGCATTTTTACAGAGTTTGGAAAGTTATTTTCAGGTGGTGACTGACCTCTTTTCTGCTAAGAACCGCGTTAATAGTGAAACCTTCGGCTCCATCAGTCGTGTCCACCATCGGTCGGTAGAAGAAAGTGAACAGGCTCGTTTTCGCTTTGGGCAATTCAAAACCCTGGCCAATGTTGTCAATGGATTTTCCATGTTTTTGGTGCAATTAACGGCTTTTGGCTTGGTCGGCTATCTCTTGCTGCAAAAAGAGTTGACCATCGGTGCTGCCATTGCAACCTTCAGCTATGTTGAAAATTTCATCTATCCCATGAAATACATCCTCATGGATGTCAATTATATCCATTCGACCAAGGAAACGGTTGCCAATTTAGAAGGTTATCTTGCTGGTCAGGTCTTGTCTGAGCAAGTACCAAGCTATCCCAATGTGACAGCCTTGGAAGTCAGGGACGTGGCCTATCATGTGGGAGAATTAGCGGTAGCAGATTTTTCCTATCGGTTTGACAAGGGGAAAAAGTATGCCATCATTGGTCCGTCAGCCAGTGGAAAATCCACTTTTTTACGAGTGTTGGCAGGAGAACTGGCTCTGGACAAGGGGAGTGTTTCCTATCTGGAAAACGATGTTTTGCATGAAATGGAAGCAGCTACCGCCTTCTATCTCAGCCAGTTTGAGCATCTTTACCATACCGATTTTGAAAGCAATGTGTCTGTTTTTGGAACCTATGAGAAGGGAAGAGATGTCATGCTTGGCTTGTTAAGGAGCTTGCCAATGAGTTTACAGGACACCTTGCGTACAACAACAGACCCCAGTCTCTTGAGTGGAGGCGAGAAAAATGTCCTGTGCCTGCTCCGTGCCTTGATGAGTGGTAAGGATGTCTTGCTCTTGGATGAACCGCCCGCTCATTTAGATCCTGCCCTGACCAAGCAGGTTTTGACCAACCTCTTGCAGCTGGAGGACAAACTTATCATCACCATCTTGCATGAATCAGACTCTGCCATACTTGACATGTTTGATGTGGTTTTGGAAATGCGTGA
- a CDS encoding ABC transporter transmembrane domain-containing protein, with protein MKKRNFWLTLSCIFAVALLNVGFLYQYRYIIDAIAAGDRQAFVSYFVLMGLTILVMLVFEYIRQIANVSYLNQVGFQLQATFIGKIFDLPFRQFVDQGAGAYISQLNNDLETVKEDYYDAFFTIFQGACTFGIASLALLSLDGLTAIFLVLISFLPVVIPYLFKKRRRLNQEAISDSQQVYNTRVSDIF; from the coding sequence ATGAAAAAGAGGAATTTTTGGCTAACCTTATCTTGTATTTTTGCAGTAGCCCTGCTAAATGTTGGCTTTCTGTACCAATATCGCTATATTATTGATGCTATTGCAGCTGGAGATAGACAGGCCTTTGTGTCCTATTTTGTGCTGATGGGGCTAACTATCCTTGTCATGCTGGTTTTTGAATACATTCGTCAGATTGCCAATGTCAGCTATCTCAATCAAGTAGGTTTCCAATTGCAGGCGACCTTTATTGGGAAAATTTTTGATTTACCTTTTAGGCAGTTTGTTGACCAGGGGGCAGGGGCCTATATTTCCCAGCTCAATAATGATTTGGAGACGGTGAAAGAAGATTATTACGACGCCTTCTTTACGATTTTTCAAGGTGCTTGTACCTTTGGCATTGCCAGTTTGGCCTTGCTTAGCTTGGATGGTCTGACCGCTATTTTCTTGGTTCTGATCTCATTCTTGCCAGTTGTGATTCCCTATTTGTTTAAAAAGCGGAGAAGGCTCAATCAGGAGGCGATTTCGGACAGTCAGCAGGTCTATAATACAAGGGTTTCAGATATCTTCTGA